CGATAATACGCAGTTGACATCAGCATATTTGGATTATATGAACTGAAAAGACTGTGACAGGAAAAGAGGAAGGAGATTCAATCAAAAAGAGTGCACATTGACAAACAGATGCAGCTAGGAACAACAACCAAAACACATATCATCTTCTGAATAAGAAGAGAGAGACAAGAGGGGAAAAAGAGGACGATAGGCATGCAGAAGTTTTAGGCTCAGTGAGGCATAGTCTATGCAACAGCAGGGATTACCAGTAGTCAAACACCCAATGCCAGGGATAATCCACCCATTCGAAGCATATACACAGATTTTTGCACTTGTGATGCCTTAATTACAGCGAAAAATGTAAAGCAAACAATAGTGGATAGTTGGTTTTGGATGTCAGCAGTGATACAATCTATAATTTTCAAGAGAAGTGAATTAGGTTCTACAATATCAAGAAAAGCACCCAGTATTACACCAACATCTGTGAAATGCAATTACCTGCCCAATGAGGCATTATCATACATGTTCACCCTCTCAAAAAATGCAAGAGTATAAAATGTGAATCGATCTATAACTGAGACGCCAACCTGTATCAGAAAAGGGAAGGAGGATGAAAAACCACACAATTTTCTGAATAAAAGGAGAACATATTCGTCTCTTTTGGGGACATAACAAGCATTTTAAATGAGACATTTTCATTAAGTTAACACTTACATCAGCATCCAAGTGATGCGAGTATGAATTTTCCCCTTTCATACTACTCCCGATTGCCAATACGCCAGGTGATTGAAGctacaattcaaataaatttcAGTTCTACCAAAATCCAAGTAAGAACATCTAATGCATTGAGCGGCCCTGATTTTAAAAGACATCCGAACCCCTTTTGTGGGGGATGAAAAAGAAGGCATCCCATAAAGAGTAGAAATGGAAATCAGAGAAGAAATGAGCTTTCAGATGGTTATAAAGGTACGGAGAAAGATTATAAAATAATGCACGGAATCAGAAAGTTTTCAATCTGCGAGAATTACTCCAATATACTAATAGTTAGTCTTTCCTCATTATTAACTTTAATCAAGTTCAGAGAGCCAGCTGTCATAGAACAATcgtttttttataaagaaaagcATGAACTCTAACTAATTACTACAGATGTTGCCAAGAACCCAACCATGCAATTCTGATCTCAAAAGCATTGAAATATGAGCATTTCTCAAAAGTTTTTGGACATGTCAGGTACATATTGTGTCTCACATGGTTGGGAAATAGAATCTAAATTCTGTCAGCAGCTGATTATAAGCATTATTCTAAGATAATTTAGAAGCAACAATTATTCAAATATTCCAGCCCAATCATAACTAGTGATCCTCTATGTGTATTAATTTGCAATGAAATGATGAATGAACCACGCCTACAACAGAGTTTTATTGAATCAAGGACAGTCTTCAAAAAATTTTAGCTTTACCATCCTTAAGTTACGCCATGTGAAGATAAGCATTCCTAATCAGTAAACTTTGGAAGGTCAAATTATTTGGTATTTTGAAGGATAGGAGGTCGCGAGCGTTTAAAATTTACCTAGGGATACTTACAAATAACTTAGTTAacgaaaaaagtaaaaataaattcaaaaggaGACCAAGCAACATAAAACCAGAATCAGTTTCTTTAGATACTTCAAGATAATAGGACAATGGACCAACATTGGCACGTTATGTTGAATATTTCCTATGGTAATTGATATGGACTAACTATTTTGGGATGCTGCAAGATGCGAAGTAGCAATACGTCATTGGACATTTTGTTAGAACAACATGACAATAATGATAAAAAGGCAAAAGTCACCTGCGAGAAAAGAGTAGCAGCTTGGCAAGTGTCAACCATTATTAGCAGCTCCTTGAATCTGAAATTGAACAATAGAGACACGACAAAGTATCATCACAAAGGACAGACAAAGAAACTGTCCATCTATATGATACAAACAACAAGGAGTGTGTGCATAAGTGCCAGAGTGCTAAGATTCATAGCAAACATCCAGCAGGCCCTTATCAGTTTTAAATGGGAGACGACAGATTAAGATTATTCCTAAGCCAATGTTGCACCATAATCAATGTTATTGTTTAACAAGACAACATAACATACAAAGGAAAATCAAGGCCAATTTCTTTACCTGCGCTTTTCTTTCATTTGTTTCACTGCATCAGCTAAATCATGACTTTGAAGCTCTTCTGAATCCTGAAATTTTAGAAACTCATCTCCGCCATGCCCTGTCATGTACAGAAGTATGTGGCTTCCTTCATCACTAAGAAGCCGTTTTGATCTTGGAACAGCTGTTTCATGACGGCCAGTCAGCACCCTCAAAAAGTTTTCAACTGTTACTTCATAACCTCGATAATCTACCTGATGTTTAGAAGCTTGTAAGATTAGAACACTACATTAACTAGCTAATGAAACATCCTTAATTCTGCGAAATCCATATATATGTAAACTTTAGAAAATAGTTAGTTCAAACATTTAATCTCCAAAGGTCCTAGGAGAAATATATCGACAGAACTCGACTTAAAATTGTTTAAAATACTGGAACTTTTTGAGATTAAAAATGCTGaaacttttctttttcacaagtCACAAGATTAATA
This region of Capsicum annuum cultivar UCD-10X-F1 unplaced genomic scaffold, UCD10Xv1.1 ctg5271, whole genome shotgun sequence genomic DNA includes:
- the LOC107845456 gene encoding putative GPI-anchor transamidase isoform X3, with the protein product MLADDMACNARNKYPAQVFNNENHRLNLYGDNVEVDYRGYEVTVENFLRVLTGRHETAVPRSKRLLSDEGSHILLYMTGHGGDEFLKFQDSEELQSHDLADAVKQMKEKRRFKELLIMVDTCQAATLFSQLQSPGVLAIGSSMKGENSYSHHLDADVGVSVIDRFTFYTLAFFERVNMYDNASLGSLFSSYNPNMLMSTAYYRTDLYPRRLDEVPVTNFFGSVMETIHTDSAYKAFAGKYGKKSILEMPLKQSSQESRRTLASSDVRYPTTDSIVEDPQDSCPFLKFWSFMHGKLAKVEGLDSWVNCSLLFMFPMVAMSSWLSS